CCGTCACACATCAAGAATGGGATCGAACTGCGACTTGCCGACCGGCCCGTGGAAACTTGTGATCTGTGGGTCCATCCCGCAGACGGGGCAGGTATAGTCCTCCGGCAGATCTTCGAACGCGGTGCCTTTCGGGTAGCCGCGAAGCGGCTCACCCCGGTTTTTGTCGTACACGTAGCCGCAGATCTTGCAGACGTACTTCGTCGGCTCCCAGAGCTCGAACCCCCACGATCCTATGGGACCCTTGCCGGTCGCACCGCAGACCGGGCATAGGTAATCCTCCGGCAGGTCTTCAAACGCGGTACCTGCGGGGATTCCGCGATGCGGCTCTCCCCGCAACGGGGAGTAGACGTAGTTGCAGTACTTGCACCGGAATCGCTTCACCTTCTCCATGCCGATCACGCCTCCTCAGGGATAGAGTGGTGAGTGGCGGTTCCACCAGATAAGGTTTCGCGTGATCCGCCGCGGCGTCGGCTCCGGACCCCCCGGGCGACCGAGGGGTTACTCCCGCCTGCCGCCCGCTATCGCGCGGGAGAGGAGCGAGAAGACGAGCATGAAGACGAGTGCCACGGCCCAGACGAGGATGAACGCCATGAGGCCGAACCACCCGCCCCCGGACCGGGGGGTCTCCGCTCTCCAGGTGTAGCCCCGCGTCCACATCGTCTGCCCTGCCCCGCCGGCCGGACGGGACCAGAACGGGTCGTGCTGCCCGGGACCCGCACCTCCCCGGAGAGAGAGGTCGTAGCGCGCCCGGGCCTCCGGATCGCTCAGCGTCTCGTAGGCCTGCTGGATGGCGATGAACCGCTCGCCTGCGTCCGGGTCGGAGTTGACGTCGGGATGGTACAGTTTCGCAAGTCTCCGGTAGGCCGCCCGGATCTCCTCGGGGGTCGCGTCGGGAGCGACACCCAGGACCTCATAGTAGGTCTGCACAACAGGCATCACGCGGTCTCGTCATATGATACCTCGCCCGTATCCCCGTTCACCGTCATCATAGTGCCGGGGGCGAGGCGGGAGAACGCCGGCGGGAGGCGGTCGACCATGGGGATCCCCGCGATGATCGCCCCGACCGCGATGATCGGCTCGGCCTCCGTGTTGATGATCGCGGCGGGAGCGAGATTGTTCTGCTTTAGCGCGTAGATCACGTACGATCCGACCGTCGAGCCCTTCCCGTGCGGGAAGGCGAGGACGCGGCCCGCGATCGATTGCCCCTCAAGCGGATGCCCGTGCTCGACGACGATACCGGTCTCCGGGTCGACGCCGGAGAGGAAGGATATGGGCTCGGGCGAAACGAGGAGGTCCCCGCTCCCGATACCCCGGGATATGCTTCTGCCTTTCACGATCAATGCCACCACACTATAATGAGGTTGGAGATCCAACTATATGAGTGACATGGACGAAACCATTGGCAACACCCCTGGCAGCGAGCACGACATGCTCAGCCTCCAGATCCAGGATTTAAAGGCTCAGATCCTGGATTACAAACTCAAAAACGAGCTGCTGGAAAAAGAGCTCCAGCAGCTCCGGAAAGAGAACGCTCAGTTAAAGAGGGTGCCGCTGTTTGTTGCCGCTGTGGTCGATGTGCTCGAGAACGGCGAAGTGTATCTCCGACAGCAGGGCAACAACCAGGAATACGTTACCGCGGTCAACGAGAAACTCCACCGCACCCTCAAGCCCGGGATGAAGGTGGCGGTGAACAATACGCTCTCTATCGTCAAGACGATCGGTAACATCTACGACGCACGGGTCCGGGTCATGGAACTCGACGAGCAGCCGAGCGTGACCTTCGAGCAGGTCGGCGGCCTGAAAGAAGAGATCGAGGAGGTCCGCGAGGCCGTCGAGTACCCGCTCACGAAGCCCGAGATCTACGAGCGCATCGGCGTGGAGCCCCCGAAGGGCATCCTCCTCTACGGCCCGCCGGGAACGGGGAAGACCCTGATCGCAAAGGCGGTGGCCCGCCAGTCCAACGCCCGGTTCATCAGGATGTCCGGGAGCGAGCTCGTCCACAAGTACATCGGCGAAGGCGCGCAACTCGTCCGGGAGCTCTTCATCCTTGCCCGGGAGCGGGCTCCGGCGATCGTCTTCATCGACGAGATCGACGCGGTCGGGAGCATGCGCACGAACGACGGGACCTCCGGGAGCGCAGAGGTCCAGCGGACGCTGATGCAGCTCCTGGCCGAGATGGACGGCTTCGGGAACCGCGGCAACGTCCGGATCATGGCAGCGACAAACCGGATCGATATGCTGGATCCGGCCCTCCTCCGCCCCGGCCGGTTCGACCGGGTCATCCAGATCCCGCTCCCCGACGACGGGGCGCGCCTTGAGATCTTCAAGATCCACACCGCGAAGATGACGCTCGCAGGGGACGTGGACCTCGTCGAGCTCGCGAACCTCGCCGGGAGCACCACCGGCGCGGAACTGCAGGCGATCTGCCGCGAGGCCGGCATGATGGCGGTCCG
This portion of the Methanoculleus caldifontis genome encodes:
- a CDS encoding rubredoxin, with the protein product MEKVKRFRCKYCNYVYSPLRGEPHRGIPAGTAFEDLPEDYLCPVCGATGKGPIGSWGFELWEPTKYVCKICGYVYDKNRGEPLRGYPKGTAFEDLPEDYTCPVCGMDPQITSFHGPVGKSQFDPILDV
- a CDS encoding J domain-containing protein, translated to MPVVQTYYEVLGVAPDATPEEIRAAYRRLAKLYHPDVNSDPDAGERFIAIQQAYETLSDPEARARYDLSLRGGAGPGQHDPFWSRPAGGAGQTMWTRGYTWRAETPRSGGGWFGLMAFILVWAVALVFMLVFSLLSRAIAGGRRE
- a CDS encoding DUF126 domain-containing protein, which produces MKGRSISRGIGSGDLLVSPEPISFLSGVDPETGIVVEHGHPLEGQSIAGRVLAFPHGKGSTVGSYVIYALKQNNLAPAAIINTEAEPIIAVGAIIAGIPMVDRLPPAFSRLAPGTMMTVNGDTGEVSYDETA
- a CDS encoding proteasome-activating nucleotidase, with protein sequence MSDMDETIGNTPGSEHDMLSLQIQDLKAQILDYKLKNELLEKELQQLRKENAQLKRVPLFVAAVVDVLENGEVYLRQQGNNQEYVTAVNEKLHRTLKPGMKVAVNNTLSIVKTIGNIYDARVRVMELDEQPSVTFEQVGGLKEEIEEVREAVEYPLTKPEIYERIGVEPPKGILLYGPPGTGKTLIAKAVARQSNARFIRMSGSELVHKYIGEGAQLVRELFILARERAPAIVFIDEIDAVGSMRTNDGTSGSAEVQRTLMQLLAEMDGFGNRGNVRIMAATNRIDMLDPALLRPGRFDRVIQIPLPDDGARLEIFKIHTAKMTLAGDVDLVELANLAGSTTGAELQAICREAGMMAVRRDADAVYREDFLSAIKKVKREAPAAPADTRMYI